A single Curtobacterium sp. MCSS17_015 DNA region contains:
- a CDS encoding deoxyguanosinetriphosphate triphosphohydrolase gives MSATSSYGPADADRWFPEQHSSRRSDFARDRARLLHSSALRRLAAKTQVLSPTTGLDFARNRLTHSLEVAQVGRELADSLGLDPDVVDTACLAHDIGHPPFGHNGETAVNAWAADIGGFEGNAQTLRLLTRLEPKVYGDDGRAYGLNLTRASLDASCKYPWPASQGVGEASSGRTKFGFYDDDHEAFAWLRAGAPRRQRCIEAQVMDLSDDIAYSVHDFEDAVVAGFIDVAALGDRVGENDIVTAMHAWVGDDLSRDELLEAFDRLRGMSLWMTSYDGSRQDQARLKNLTSQLIGRFARTATTATRESYASGSLVRFAASVVTPPEIIGEIAVLKGIVAAFVMTHGDRQPVYEDQRRILTELLDALAARGDGALEPGFAADWRAADDDQGRSRAVVDQVASLTDQGALAWHKRMVVGERETVHIAV, from the coding sequence ATGAGCGCCACCTCGTCGTACGGTCCGGCCGATGCGGACCGGTGGTTCCCCGAGCAGCACAGCAGCCGGCGGAGCGACTTCGCGCGGGACCGCGCGCGCCTGCTGCACTCCAGCGCGCTCCGCCGACTCGCCGCCAAGACGCAGGTCCTCAGTCCGACGACCGGGCTCGACTTCGCCCGCAACCGCCTGACGCACTCTCTCGAGGTCGCCCAGGTCGGGCGTGAGCTCGCCGACAGCCTGGGTCTCGACCCGGACGTCGTCGACACCGCCTGCCTGGCGCACGACATCGGGCACCCGCCCTTCGGACACAACGGCGAGACCGCGGTGAACGCGTGGGCAGCCGACATCGGCGGGTTCGAGGGGAACGCCCAGACCCTCCGCCTGCTCACCCGCCTCGAGCCGAAGGTCTACGGCGACGACGGGCGTGCGTACGGGCTCAACCTCACCCGTGCGTCCCTCGACGCGAGCTGCAAGTACCCGTGGCCGGCGTCGCAGGGCGTCGGTGAAGCGTCCTCGGGTCGCACGAAGTTCGGCTTCTACGACGACGACCACGAGGCGTTCGCCTGGCTCCGCGCCGGCGCACCCCGCCGCCAACGCTGCATCGAGGCGCAGGTGATGGACCTGTCCGACGACATCGCGTACTCCGTGCACGACTTCGAGGACGCCGTCGTCGCGGGGTTCATCGACGTCGCCGCGCTCGGGGACCGCGTCGGGGAGAACGACATCGTCACGGCCATGCACGCCTGGGTCGGTGACGACCTGAGCCGGGACGAACTGCTCGAGGCGTTCGACCGGCTACGCGGGATGTCGCTGTGGATGACCTCGTACGACGGCTCGCGGCAGGACCAGGCACGTCTGAAGAACCTGACGAGCCAGCTCATCGGGCGGTTCGCCCGCACCGCGACGACCGCGACCCGGGAGTCCTACGCCTCGGGCTCGCTCGTGCGGTTCGCGGCGAGCGTCGTCACCCCACCCGAGATCATCGGCGAGATCGCGGTCCTCAAGGGCATCGTCGCGGCCTTCGTGATGACGCACGGCGACCGTCAGCCGGTCTACGAGGACCAGCGCCGGATCCTGACCGAGCTGCTCGACGCACTGGCGGCACGTGGTGACGGCGCCCTCGAGCCGGGCTTCGCCGCGGACTGGCGTGCCGCCGACGACGACCAGGGCAGGTCGCGCGCGGTCGTCGACCAGGTCGCCAGCCTCACGGACCAGGGGGCGCTCGCCTGGCACAAGCGGATGGTCGTGGGGGAGCGCGAAACGGTCCACATCGCCGTCTGA
- the dnaG gene encoding DNA primase: MAGLIARNDIDEVRARVDIADVVGDYVTLKSAGVGSLKGLCPFHDERTPSFHVRPQVGRYHCFGCGEDGDVFSFLMSQDHTTFQEAVERMAAKIGFTLHYEEGDGPRTDYNARARLIAANEAAQSFFTAQLTTAAAEPARRFLGERGFDPAAAQHFGVGFAPKSFDALKDHLRGLRFSIDEIVAAGLVSQGDRSPYDRFRGRLMWPIRDVTGATIGFGARRLLEDDKGPKYLNTPETPIYHKSQVLYGIDLARKEIAKGKQVVIVEGYTDVMACHLAGITTAVATCGTSFGVDHIKVLRPMLGDSAAQHVSQLGQIVFTFDPDEAGQRAASRAFAEEQRFASQTYVAVAPGGLDPCDLRLARGDDAIRRLVENRRPMFEFMIRRRLDGHDLDTVEGRVGGLRESAPVIAGIRDRALADGYIRNTAGWLGMDIEDVRRAVAAARRRPADSGSDHRTGGSASAGHVGPAGGHGGQGEASSIPEEPQASLRSLPDDPIARMERDAVMAMVQQPQSVGAPLLGLAASATFSARMLSVVRDAVVANIDAVGDRAWLDKLISDVPTPFRSLVQELALAPIPARSDEDLAIYCRGIVVALVERDLLARKASLLGQLQRTDPSDQERRADVQRQLVDLDAQRMRLRADTPGA, from the coding sequence GTGGCTGGCCTGATCGCGCGGAACGACATCGACGAGGTCCGCGCGCGCGTGGACATCGCCGACGTCGTGGGCGACTACGTCACACTGAAGTCCGCCGGCGTCGGCTCGCTGAAGGGCCTCTGCCCCTTCCACGACGAGCGGACGCCCTCGTTCCACGTGCGGCCTCAGGTCGGTCGCTACCACTGCTTCGGGTGCGGCGAGGACGGCGACGTCTTCAGCTTCCTGATGTCGCAGGACCACACGACGTTCCAGGAGGCCGTCGAGCGGATGGCCGCCAAGATCGGCTTCACGCTCCACTACGAGGAGGGCGACGGGCCCCGCACCGACTACAACGCCCGCGCCCGGCTCATCGCGGCGAACGAGGCAGCGCAGTCGTTCTTCACCGCGCAGCTGACGACCGCTGCGGCCGAGCCGGCTCGCCGGTTCCTCGGGGAGCGCGGCTTCGACCCGGCGGCGGCGCAGCACTTCGGCGTCGGCTTCGCCCCGAAGTCCTTCGACGCGCTCAAGGACCACCTGCGCGGCCTCCGCTTCAGCATCGACGAGATCGTCGCCGCGGGCCTGGTCAGCCAGGGCGACCGCTCCCCGTACGACCGGTTCCGCGGACGGCTCATGTGGCCGATCCGGGACGTCACGGGGGCCACGATCGGTTTCGGCGCACGGCGGCTGCTCGAGGACGACAAGGGGCCGAAGTACCTCAACACGCCGGAGACGCCGATCTACCACAAGAGCCAGGTGCTCTACGGCATCGACCTCGCCCGCAAGGAGATCGCGAAGGGCAAGCAGGTCGTCATCGTCGAGGGCTACACCGACGTCATGGCCTGCCATCTGGCGGGCATCACGACGGCAGTGGCGACCTGCGGGACGTCGTTCGGCGTCGACCACATCAAGGTCCTCCGCCCGATGCTCGGTGACTCGGCCGCACAGCACGTGTCGCAGCTCGGTCAGATCGTCTTCACGTTCGACCCGGACGAGGCCGGTCAGCGCGCGGCGTCGCGCGCCTTCGCCGAGGAGCAGCGCTTCGCGTCGCAGACCTACGTCGCGGTCGCTCCGGGCGGGCTCGACCCCTGCGACCTGCGGCTGGCCCGCGGGGACGACGCGATCCGGCGGCTCGTCGAGAACCGCCGACCGATGTTCGAGTTCATGATCCGGCGACGCCTGGACGGCCACGACCTCGACACCGTCGAGGGCCGGGTCGGTGGGCTCCGCGAGTCCGCTCCGGTGATCGCGGGCATCCGAGACCGCGCCCTCGCCGACGGATACATCCGGAACACCGCCGGATGGCTCGGGATGGACATCGAGGACGTCCGACGCGCGGTCGCGGCCGCGCGTCGCCGTCCGGCCGACAGCGGCTCGGACCACCGCACAGGAGGCTCGGCCAGCGCCGGACACGTCGGCCCGGCCGGCGGACACGGCGGCCAGGGTGAGGCGTCGAGCATCCCCGAGGAACCGCAGGCGAGCCTGCGCTCCCTGCCGGACGACCCGATCGCCCGCATGGAGCGCGACGCCGTGATGGCGATGGTGCAGCAGCCGCAGTCCGTCGGCGCGCCGCTGCTCGGTCTGGCGGCGTCGGCGACGTTCTCGGCCCGGATGCTGTCGGTGGTGCGCGACGCCGTCGTGGCGAACATCGACGCGGTGGGGGACCGGGCGTGGCTCGACAAGCTGATCAGTGACGTGCCGACGCCGTTCCGGTCGCTCGTGCAGGAGCTCGCGCTCGCGCCCATCCCGGCGCGGTCCGACGAGGACCTCGCCATCTACTGCCGGGGGATCGTCGTCGCCCTCGTGGAACGCGACCTGCTCGCACGGAAGGCGTCGCTGCTCGGACAGCTGCAGCGCACCGACCCGTCCGACCAGGAGCGCCGGGCGGATGTGCAGCGGCAACTCGTCGACCTCGACGCGCAGCGGATGCGCCTCCGCGCGGACACCCCGGGAGCCTGA
- a CDS encoding ABC transporter substrate-binding protein — translation MASVSTWGKRTLALGAGAAATALVLTGCAGGTSGGSGDLNGLIIGTTDKITSLDPAGSYDNGSFAVQNQVFPFLMNTPTGSPDVEPDIATKGEFTDPTTYEVTLKEGLEFANGNPLTSSDVKFSFDRDLKIKNDNGPWSLLANLKSIDTPDDTTVVFNLDHADQTWPQVLSSPAGPIVDEDVFSATELTSADDIVKGNAFAGQYKITSYKENDLIAYEANEKYDGVLDKAKTKDVTAQYFTKETDLKLAVQQGDVDVAYRSLTPTDISSLRKDEDLQVIDGPGGEIRYVVFNFATQPFGTDQDGADEAKALAVRQAVADVVDRDELAEEVYDNTYTPVYSMVPDGLTGAATPFKSLYGDGNGAPDVDKAKKTLADAGVTGKVELDIQYSPDHYGSASDDEYATLKTQLEDSGLFTVNIQSTVYTTYAVERTKDAYPLYQLGWFPDFSDADNYLSPFFTKDNFVQNHYDDPTIQGLIADEQQESDPAKRAEIIEQAQEREAEQISTLPLLQGKSVAVAGKDVKGVTLDASFKFRYGTITK, via the coding sequence ATGGCATCCGTTTCCACATGGGGCAAGCGCACCCTGGCGCTCGGCGCCGGAGCAGCGGCGACCGCGCTCGTGCTCACCGGCTGCGCAGGCGGCACCAGCGGCGGCTCCGGCGACCTGAACGGCCTGATCATCGGCACGACCGACAAGATCACGTCGCTCGACCCGGCCGGCTCGTACGACAACGGCTCGTTCGCCGTGCAGAACCAGGTCTTCCCGTTCCTCATGAACACGCCGACCGGCAGCCCGGACGTCGAGCCGGACATCGCCACCAAGGGCGAGTTCACCGACCCGACGACGTACGAGGTCACCCTGAAGGAGGGCCTCGAGTTCGCCAACGGCAACCCGCTCACGTCGAGCGACGTCAAGTTCTCGTTCGACCGCGACCTGAAGATCAAGAACGACAACGGCCCCTGGTCGCTGCTCGCGAACCTCAAGAGCATCGACACGCCGGACGACACCACCGTCGTGTTCAACCTCGACCACGCCGACCAGACCTGGCCCCAGGTGCTCTCGAGCCCCGCCGGCCCGATCGTCGACGAGGACGTCTTCTCGGCGACCGAGCTGACGAGCGCGGACGACATCGTCAAGGGCAACGCCTTCGCCGGCCAGTACAAGATCACCTCCTACAAGGAGAACGACCTCATCGCCTACGAGGCGAACGAGAAGTACGACGGCGTGCTCGACAAGGCGAAGACGAAGGACGTCACCGCCCAGTACTTCACCAAGGAGACGGACCTCAAGCTCGCGGTGCAGCAGGGCGACGTCGACGTGGCGTACCGCTCGCTGACCCCGACCGACATCTCCTCGCTCCGCAAGGACGAGGACCTGCAGGTCATCGACGGCCCCGGCGGTGAGATCCGCTACGTCGTCTTCAACTTCGCGACGCAGCCGTTCGGCACCGACCAGGACGGCGCCGACGAGGCCAAGGCCCTCGCCGTGCGTCAGGCCGTGGCGGACGTCGTCGACCGTGACGAGCTCGCGGAGGAGGTCTACGACAACACCTACACGCCCGTCTACTCGATGGTGCCGGACGGCCTGACCGGTGCCGCGACGCCGTTCAAGTCGCTCTACGGCGACGGCAACGGTGCCCCGGACGTCGACAAGGCGAAGAAGACCCTCGCCGACGCGGGTGTCACCGGCAAGGTCGAGCTCGACATCCAGTACTCGCCGGACCACTACGGTTCGGCCTCGGACGACGAGTACGCCACGCTGAAGACCCAGCTCGAGGACTCGGGCCTGTTCACCGTCAACATCCAGTCGACGGTGTACACGACCTACGCGGTCGAGCGCACGAAGGACGCCTACCCGCTGTACCAGCTCGGCTGGTTCCCGGACTTCTCGGACGCCGACAACTACCTCTCGCCGTTCTTCACGAAGGACAATTTCGTGCAGAACCACTACGACGACCCGACCATCCAGGGTCTGATCGCCGACGAGCAGCAGGAGTCGGACCCGGCCAAGCGCGCCGAGATCATCGAGCAGGCCCAGGAGCGTGAGGCCGAGCAGATCTCGACCCTGCCGCTCCTCCAGGGCAAGTCGGTGGCCGTCGCAGGCAAGGACGTCAAGGGTGTCACCCTCGACGCGTCGTTCAAGTTCCGCTACGGGACGATCACCAAGTAA
- a CDS encoding ABC transporter permease — translation MDTEPTKPQAQRRASGGGGLGRYVLVRFLLIFPTVFILVTLVFFLMRVVGNPITASVGGRLTPSQLQERLHDAGYDRPVIVQYLEYLGQIVRGDFGTTATDNRPVTEIILQYGGATAELVFYALIVALVLGIPLGMLAAYLRDKWPDVLLRALAILTYATPVFFGGLLLKLVFSVWLGWLPLGDRASTRAQLVLDRIENPTGIYIIDAIRTGNGQIISDVLQHAVLPALTLGLLTAGIFLRLVRANMIGSLGSEYVDAARSRGVRESRLVRTHAFRPALVPIITVMGLQIAMLLGGSVLTETTFGWRGLGFELNQYLSARDFIAVQGIVAMLAVIVAVTNFVVDVVAALIDPRVRF, via the coding sequence ATCGACACGGAGCCCACGAAGCCACAGGCACAGCGACGTGCCAGTGGCGGCGGCGGACTCGGTCGGTACGTCCTCGTCCGCTTCCTCCTCATCTTCCCGACGGTCTTCATCCTGGTGACGCTCGTCTTCTTCCTGATGCGCGTCGTCGGGAACCCGATCACCGCCTCGGTCGGCGGACGGCTCACCCCGAGCCAGCTGCAGGAACGCCTGCACGACGCCGGCTACGACCGCCCGGTCATCGTCCAGTACCTCGAGTACCTCGGCCAGATCGTCCGCGGTGACTTCGGCACGACGGCCACCGACAACCGGCCGGTGACCGAGATCATCCTGCAGTACGGCGGCGCGACCGCGGAGCTTGTGTTCTACGCGCTCATCGTCGCCCTCGTGCTCGGCATCCCGCTCGGCATGCTCGCCGCCTACCTGCGCGACAAGTGGCCCGACGTGCTGCTCCGCGCGCTGGCGATCCTGACCTACGCGACCCCGGTCTTCTTCGGTGGCCTGCTGCTCAAGCTCGTCTTCTCGGTCTGGCTGGGCTGGCTGCCCCTCGGCGACCGTGCGTCGACCCGGGCGCAGCTGGTGCTCGACCGCATCGAGAACCCCACGGGCATCTACATCATCGACGCGATCCGGACGGGCAACGGGCAGATCATCAGCGACGTGCTCCAGCACGCCGTGCTGCCGGCGCTCACCCTGGGTCTCCTCACCGCGGGCATCTTCCTCCGCCTGGTCCGCGCGAACATGATCGGTTCGCTCGGCTCGGAGTACGTCGACGCGGCCCGCTCCCGGGGTGTCCGCGAGTCGCGGCTCGTCCGCACGCACGCGTTCCGCCCGGCCCTCGTGCCGATCATCACCGTCATGGGGTTGCAGATCGCCATGTTGCTCGGCGGCTCGGTGCTCACCGAGACCACCTTCGGGTGGCGCGGGCTCGGCTTCGAACTCAACCAGTACCTGTCCGCCCGTGACTTCATCGCGGTCCAGGGCATCGTCGCGATGCTGGCGGTGATCGTCGCCGTCACCAACTTCGTCGTCGACGTCGTCGCAGCGCTCATCGACCCGAGAGTGAGGTTCTGA
- a CDS encoding ABC transporter permease, translating to MSDITLVDRHEPLWKRLPVVVQLRRSTGWQRAMLIVGVVICAVYLLVALFAPLLAPYGFGQQQGADGVNFPRTAEPSAEHIWGTTVGGLDVFSRVVFGARTAVLVVIVAVIVSIAIGVLLGMVSGYIGGWLDRILVVVADAIYAFPSLLLAIVVSIVVSGGNSSYFGGITAAAISITVVYIPQYFRVVRAEAVRLKNDAFVESARVIGTNPWRIMTRHVLRNSTRSLPLILTLNASDAVLTLAGLGFLGFGIGPTQGAEWGYDLSRALSDVASGVWWTGVYPGVAIVVLVLGVTFIGESLNDISDPRLRARRRLKQLVSTRRAAATTEGTGA from the coding sequence ATGTCCGACATCACACTCGTCGACCGCCACGAGCCGCTGTGGAAGCGGCTCCCCGTCGTGGTCCAGCTCCGTCGCAGCACGGGTTGGCAGCGTGCCATGCTCATCGTCGGCGTCGTCATCTGTGCGGTGTACCTGCTCGTCGCGCTGTTCGCCCCGCTCCTGGCACCGTACGGCTTCGGGCAGCAGCAGGGCGCCGACGGCGTCAACTTCCCGCGCACCGCTGAACCGAGCGCCGAGCACATCTGGGGCACGACCGTTGGTGGCCTCGACGTCTTCAGTCGTGTCGTCTTCGGGGCCCGGACCGCGGTCCTCGTCGTCATCGTCGCCGTCATCGTGTCGATCGCGATCGGCGTCCTGCTCGGCATGGTCTCCGGCTACATCGGCGGCTGGCTCGACCGGATCCTCGTGGTCGTCGCCGACGCGATCTACGCGTTCCCGTCGCTGCTGCTCGCGATCGTCGTCTCGATCGTGGTGTCCGGCGGCAACTCGAGTTACTTCGGCGGCATCACGGCGGCGGCGATCTCGATCACGGTCGTGTACATCCCGCAGTACTTCCGCGTGGTGCGCGCCGAGGCCGTGCGGCTCAAGAACGACGCGTTCGTGGAGTCCGCGCGCGTGATCGGCACGAACCCGTGGCGGATCATGACACGCCACGTGCTCCGGAACTCCACCCGGTCGCTGCCGCTCATCCTCACGCTCAACGCGAGTGACGCGGTGCTCACCCTGGCCGGCCTCGGCTTCCTCGGGTTCGGCATCGGTCCGACGCAGGGCGCCGAGTGGGGATACGACCTCAGCCGGGCGCTCTCCGACGTCGCGAGCGGTGTCTGGTGGACGGGCGTCTACCCGGGCGTCGCGATCGTCGTGCTCGTGCTCGGCGTGACCTTCATCGGGGAGAGCCTCAACGACATCTCCGACCCGCGTCTGCGTGCGCGTCGTCGGCTCAAGCAGCTGGTCTCCACGCGGCGCGCGGCGGCCACGACGGAAGGAACGGGCGCATGA
- a CDS encoding ABC transporter ATP-binding protein — protein MTGIPTGLRSGSGRTAADPVVVVDDLTVTFATDGGAVDAVKGVSLDVRPGEVLALVGESGSGKSVTARSMLRLMPETATLGGAVLLDGTDVVSVGAQKLRDLRGTAGAMVFQEPSTALNPVFTVGWQIAEGLRAHGGMSKKEARAKAIDYLGRVGIPDPETRVDHYPHQFSGGQKQRVVIASALALEPSVIIADEPTTALDVTVQAEILDLLRRCRDEFGAAIVVITHNMGVVADLADRVAVMYQGEIVEEAPVHQLFAAPQADYTKRLLAAVPRLEASTGDARRAAVTEDVEPVVSAKGLEIVYPGRLGSAAFRAVKGVDLAIRPGEVLGLVGESGSGKTTIGRAIAGLTKITGGSLNVLGTEMLGYKERDFKRLRKDIGFVFQDPATSFNPLLTIAEAVAEPLVVHGVAASPRAARKQVDELMEAVQLPAAYGDRYPHELSGGQRQRASLARSLALRPKLLIADEPTSALDVSVQARVLELFLELQQDFGFASLFISHDLAVVGALSDRIAVLYRGDLVETGTTAQVLGAPQHPYTQRLLASLPVPDPEEQAERRRTLERLEQAGA, from the coding sequence ATGACGGGCATCCCCACGGGCCTCCGGTCCGGCTCGGGCCGAACCGCAGCCGACCCGGTGGTCGTCGTCGACGACCTCACCGTCACCTTCGCGACGGACGGCGGCGCCGTCGACGCGGTGAAGGGCGTCAGCCTCGACGTCCGGCCGGGCGAGGTCCTGGCCCTGGTCGGCGAGTCCGGCTCCGGCAAGTCGGTGACCGCGCGGAGCATGCTCCGGCTCATGCCGGAGACCGCCACGCTCGGCGGCGCGGTGCTGCTCGACGGCACCGACGTCGTGTCGGTCGGCGCCCAGAAGCTGCGCGACCTGCGCGGCACGGCGGGCGCGATGGTGTTCCAGGAGCCCTCGACCGCGCTCAACCCCGTCTTCACGGTCGGGTGGCAGATCGCCGAGGGCCTCCGAGCGCACGGCGGCATGTCGAAGAAGGAGGCGCGGGCGAAGGCGATCGACTACCTCGGCCGCGTCGGCATCCCCGACCCGGAGACGCGCGTCGACCACTACCCGCACCAGTTCTCGGGCGGGCAGAAGCAGCGTGTCGTCATCGCGTCGGCGCTCGCCCTCGAACCGTCGGTGATCATCGCCGACGAGCCGACCACCGCGCTCGACGTCACGGTGCAGGCCGAGATCCTCGACCTGCTCCGCCGGTGCCGCGACGAGTTCGGTGCCGCGATCGTCGTCATCACGCACAACATGGGTGTCGTCGCCGACCTGGCCGACCGGGTCGCCGTGATGTACCAGGGCGAGATCGTCGAGGAGGCCCCGGTGCACCAGCTCTTCGCTGCGCCGCAGGCCGACTACACGAAGCGGCTGCTCGCCGCGGTGCCCCGCCTCGAGGCGTCGACGGGTGATGCCCGCCGTGCCGCCGTCACCGAGGACGTCGAACCCGTCGTGTCGGCGAAGGGCCTCGAGATCGTCTACCCGGGCCGGCTCGGATCGGCGGCGTTCCGCGCGGTGAAGGGCGTGGACCTGGCGATCCGTCCCGGCGAGGTCCTCGGGCTCGTGGGCGAGTCCGGATCGGGCAAGACCACCATCGGTCGGGCCATCGCCGGCCTCACGAAGATCACCGGCGGCTCGCTCAACGTCCTCGGCACCGAGATGCTCGGGTACAAGGAGCGCGACTTCAAGCGGCTGCGCAAGGACATCGGGTTCGTCTTCCAGGACCCCGCGACGTCGTTCAACCCGCTGCTGACGATCGCCGAGGCCGTCGCCGAGCCGCTCGTCGTGCACGGCGTGGCCGCGTCACCGCGCGCGGCCCGGAAGCAGGTGGACGAGCTCATGGAGGCCGTGCAGCTGCCCGCCGCGTACGGCGACCGGTACCCGCACGAGCTCTCGGGCGGACAGCGACAGCGCGCCTCGCTCGCACGGTCGCTGGCGCTCCGGCCGAAGCTGCTCATCGCCGACGAGCCGACCAGTGCGCTCGACGTGTCGGTGCAGGCACGCGTGCTCGAGCTGTTCCTCGAGTTGCAGCAGGACTTCGGGTTCGCGTCGCTGTTCATCAGCCACGACCTGGCCGTCGTCGGGGCGCTCTCCGACCGGATCGCGGTGCTGTACCGCGGCGACCTGGTCGAGACCGGCACGACCGCGCAGGTCCTCGGCGCCCCGCAGCACCCGTACACGCAGCGGCTGCTCGCGTCGTTGCCGGTGCCGGACCCGGAGGAGCAGGCCGAGCGACGGCGTACGCTGGAGCGACTGGAGCAGGCCGGCGCCTGA
- a CDS encoding ATP-binding cassette domain-containing protein gives MTGENEPAVVADDVSIEYRGGAVTSPIRAVDGVSLSLGWGEVLAVLGASGSGKSTFAAAVAGQLGTHGEGEGAHRRRIIGGELTVLGQQTRRIRQSSRRYSRLTGRIGYLPQDGADRLRPDLLVGEAIAEPIYARDRRFDRKEAGLIVARLVDAVHLPLGVLRLNTWELSSGQRQRVALARALVLEPQLLVADEPARGVDVLVRQSVLEALVGLQRKRRFSAIVVSSDLREARALADRVAIMNEGRLVGLGTFDEVLDNPLDPYVRTLAATASRPVKRKPATAGRGGVRQA, from the coding sequence ATGACCGGGGAGAACGAGCCGGCCGTCGTCGCGGACGACGTCAGCATCGAGTACCGGGGCGGTGCGGTCACCAGCCCCATCCGTGCCGTCGACGGCGTGAGCCTGTCACTCGGGTGGGGCGAGGTCCTCGCGGTGCTCGGGGCCTCCGGATCCGGCAAGTCGACCTTCGCCGCGGCGGTCGCCGGGCAGCTCGGGACCCACGGTGAGGGCGAGGGGGCCCACCGTCGTCGCATCATCGGCGGGGAGCTCACCGTCCTCGGGCAGCAGACCCGCCGGATCCGGCAGTCGTCGCGGCGGTACTCGCGGTTGACCGGTCGGATCGGGTACCTGCCGCAGGACGGCGCCGACCGGCTCCGTCCCGACCTGCTCGTCGGCGAGGCGATCGCCGAACCCATCTACGCGCGGGACCGCCGGTTCGACCGGAAGGAAGCCGGCCTCATCGTCGCGCGCCTCGTCGACGCCGTGCACCTGCCGCTCGGGGTCCTCCGGCTCAACACGTGGGAGCTCTCGAGCGGACAACGGCAGCGCGTCGCACTGGCTCGGGCGCTCGTGCTCGAGCCGCAGCTGCTCGTCGCCGACGAACCGGCGCGGGGTGTCGACGTGCTCGTCCGCCAGTCCGTGCTCGAGGCCCTGGTCGGACTGCAGCGGAAGCGACGGTTCTCGGCGATCGTGGTGTCGAGTGACCTCCGCGAGGCCCGGGCCCTCGCCGACCGTGTGGCGATCATGAACGAGGGTCGGCTGGTCGGGCTCGGGACCTTCGACGAGGTCCTCGACAACCCGCTCGACCCGTACGTCCGGACGCTCGCGGCGACCGCGTCGCGTCCGGTGAAGCGCAAGCCGGCCACCGCCGGCCGAGGAGGGGTCCGCCAGGCATGA
- a CDS encoding D-isomer specific 2-hydroxyacid dehydrogenase family protein, which translates to MSEQHQSRGHRAVVTDEGRPLPVGTPAPGAITILPTPTDLHEDAVRQAGGTLADLGGDTRGIVWLDASDPDGLQRALTTAPDVSWVQLPFAGVDAFAHLIAEHGDRVLFTSAKGAYAEPVAEHALALTLATLRVLQKRARTTSWGREPEGVSLYGRSIVLIGAGGIALEYLRLVAPFDVRVTVVRRSAEAVPGAERTVTTDQLDEVLPGADVVVVAAAMTSGTSGLLGAHQFAIMPEHARLVNIARGGLVDTDALVDALRSGSIAAAGLDVTDPEPLPDGHPLWDEPGALITPHQADTPEMVAPLLAERVGANVAAFLRGDGTGFIGVVDPAAGY; encoded by the coding sequence ATGAGCGAGCAGCACCAGTCACGAGGCCACCGGGCCGTCGTCACCGACGAGGGCCGTCCGCTCCCCGTCGGCACGCCCGCACCGGGGGCCATCACGATCCTGCCGACACCCACCGACCTGCACGAGGACGCGGTCCGGCAGGCCGGCGGCACCCTCGCCGACCTCGGCGGTGACACGCGGGGGATCGTCTGGCTCGATGCGAGCGACCCCGACGGGTTGCAGCGTGCGCTGACGACGGCCCCGGACGTGTCCTGGGTGCAGCTGCCGTTCGCCGGAGTGGACGCGTTCGCGCACCTCATCGCCGAGCACGGGGACCGTGTCCTGTTCACCTCCGCCAAGGGCGCCTACGCCGAGCCGGTCGCCGAGCACGCCCTCGCGCTGACGCTCGCCACCCTGCGCGTGCTGCAGAAGCGCGCACGCACGACGTCATGGGGTCGCGAGCCCGAGGGCGTGTCGCTCTACGGCCGCTCGATCGTCCTCATCGGTGCGGGCGGCATCGCGCTCGAGTACCTGCGCCTCGTGGCGCCCTTCGACGTCCGCGTGACCGTCGTCCGGCGGTCCGCCGAGGCCGTGCCCGGGGCCGAACGCACCGTGACGACGGACCAGCTCGACGAGGTGCTGCCCGGCGCCGACGTCGTCGTGGTCGCCGCGGCCATGACCTCGGGGACGTCGGGGCTGCTCGGTGCGCACCAGTTCGCGATCATGCCGGAGCACGCCCGGCTGGTGAACATCGCCCGCGGCGGGCTCGTCGACACGGACGCGCTCGTCGACGCCCTGCGCTCCGGGAGCATCGCCGCCGCGGGACTCGACGTGACCGATCCCGAGCCGCTGCCCGACGGTCACCCGCTGTGGGACGAGCCCGGCGCGCTCATCACCCCGCACCAGGCGGACACCCCGGAGATGGTGGCGCCGCTGCTGGCCGAGCGGGTCGGGGCGAACGTCGCGGCCTTCCTCCGTGGCGACGGCACCGGTTTCATCGGCGTGGTCGACCCGGCCGCAGGGTACTGA